From Flavobacterium sp. 102, a single genomic window includes:
- a CDS encoding SCO family protein — translation MLAFLKKYRIFIGTFVIFSIITVSLFYNVLKPSKTLPIYNPADVNPELVDSTVQFVEKYHKISDFSFTNQNGKIITPKDYEGKIYVADFFFTTCGSICPVMSKNMVDVQKAFLNNPKVMLLSHSVTPEIDSVPVLKKYAIKHGVVDSKWNLVTGDKKEIYSMARKSYLAVKLGKPDELYDMVHTENFVLVDAERRVRGFYDGTKKEDIQKLIEDINWLLEDDKN, via the coding sequence ATGCTTGCTTTTCTCAAAAAATACCGAATCTTTATTGGCACTTTTGTCATCTTCTCTATCATAACGGTTTCGCTTTTTTACAATGTTTTAAAACCAAGTAAAACACTTCCTATATACAATCCGGCCGATGTAAATCCGGAATTGGTTGACAGCACAGTTCAATTTGTAGAGAAATACCATAAAATATCCGACTTTTCTTTTACCAATCAAAATGGTAAAATAATTACTCCAAAAGACTACGAAGGCAAAATATATGTCGCCGATTTTTTCTTCACTACTTGTGGTTCTATTTGTCCTGTGATGAGTAAAAATATGGTTGATGTTCAAAAAGCATTTTTGAATAACCCAAAAGTGATGCTCTTGTCACACAGTGTAACTCCTGAAATTGACAGTGTTCCGGTTTTGAAGAAATATGCCATAAAACATGGTGTTGTTGATTCTAAATGGAACTTGGTTACCGGAGACAAAAAAGAAATCTACAGTATGGCGCGAAAATCATATTTGGCTGTTAAATTAGGCAAGCCCGATGAACTATACGATATGGTTCACACCGAAAATTTTGTCCTTGTCGATGCCGAAAGACGTGTTCGTGGGTTTTATGACGGCACCAAAAAAGAAGACATTCAAAAATTAATTGAAGATATCAATTGGTTATTGGAAGACGATAAAAATTAG
- a CDS encoding M13 family metallopeptidase: MKKKTISKALLATVLLAGVLQINAQEKKPGIDLSLMDKSVRPNDDFFNFVNGTWVKNTEIPADRVRWGSFDELRQKTDTDALAILEEASKNPAYKSNTDQGKAINLYKSIMDTVARNKAGIAPLKPYLAKINAVKNIADLQKLMVEMAPEGGIGFFGVGVGTDAKNSNRNVVNVGPGSLGLPDRDYYVSEEADSKEKRAKYVAHVTRMLQLIGDKPDVAKKNAEKILALETAMSKPRLDRVERRDRRKTYNPMTVTDLQKLTPSINWDGYVTGIGLPKVDSVIVAQPRYMEALQGIFTENKVEDWKAYMRWTLLNDAASKLSTTIEKANWDFYSKTLSGAVKQRPLNERALQVINGATGEALGKLYVEKMFPAEAKIKAEKMIKNVIRAYEIRINNLTWMSPKTKLSAIEKLNKMTIKIGYPDKWKDYSALTVKSVAEGGTYFDNAMSISNWNFKRNIDKLGKPVDKTEWGMSPQTVNAYFNPSNNEIVFPAAILQPPFYDYKADEAVNYGGIGAVIGHEISHGFDDSGSRYNADGNLVNWWTDEDLKQFTALGNALADQYSALEPLPGIKVDGKFTLGENIGDLGGINAAYDGLQLYLKENGNPGLIDGYTPEQRLFISWATIWRSKMRDEAIKNQVKTDPHSPGMYRAYVPLLNLETFYKAFDIKPGDGMYVEPDKRVKIW; the protein is encoded by the coding sequence ATGAAAAAGAAGACCATATCAAAAGCACTGCTTGCCACGGTATTATTGGCGGGTGTTTTGCAAATTAATGCACAGGAGAAAAAACCCGGAATCGACTTGTCTTTGATGGACAAATCGGTCAGACCAAATGATGATTTCTTCAATTTTGTTAATGGAACTTGGGTAAAAAATACTGAAATCCCGGCAGACAGAGTTCGTTGGGGTAGTTTTGATGAATTGCGTCAAAAAACAGATACCGATGCATTAGCCATTTTAGAAGAAGCTTCAAAAAATCCGGCATACAAATCAAATACCGATCAAGGGAAAGCCATCAATCTTTACAAATCGATTATGGATACCGTAGCTAGAAACAAAGCCGGAATTGCTCCGTTAAAACCTTATTTAGCCAAAATCAATGCCGTTAAAAACATAGCCGATCTGCAAAAGCTAATGGTTGAAATGGCACCTGAAGGCGGTATTGGATTCTTTGGCGTTGGTGTAGGAACCGATGCGAAAAACAGCAATAGAAATGTGGTGAATGTCGGTCCGGGTTCTTTAGGGCTGCCGGACAGAGATTATTATGTTTCCGAAGAAGCAGATTCTAAAGAAAAAAGAGCCAAATATGTAGCACACGTAACCAGAATGCTTCAACTTATTGGTGACAAACCGGATGTTGCTAAGAAAAATGCTGAGAAAATATTGGCTTTAGAAACCGCCATGTCTAAACCAAGATTAGACCGAGTAGAAAGAAGAGACCGAAGAAAAACGTATAACCCAATGACGGTAACCGATTTGCAAAAATTAACACCTTCTATCAATTGGGATGGCTATGTTACCGGAATCGGTTTGCCAAAAGTGGATTCTGTAATTGTGGCTCAACCAAGATACATGGAAGCTTTGCAAGGTATTTTTACCGAAAACAAAGTAGAAGATTGGAAAGCCTATATGCGTTGGACGTTGCTAAACGATGCGGCAAGTAAACTATCAACCACGATTGAAAAAGCCAATTGGGATTTTTACAGCAAAACATTAAGTGGCGCGGTAAAACAAAGACCGCTGAATGAAAGAGCGCTTCAAGTAATTAACGGAGCAACTGGTGAAGCTTTAGGGAAATTATATGTAGAAAAAATGTTTCCGGCTGAAGCCAAAATCAAAGCCGAAAAAATGATTAAAAATGTCATTAGAGCCTATGAAATCAGAATCAATAACTTGACTTGGATGTCACCAAAAACTAAATTAAGTGCTATCGAAAAGTTGAATAAAATGACCATTAAAATTGGCTATCCGGACAAATGGAAAGACTATTCGGCATTGACAGTGAAAAGTGTGGCTGAAGGCGGAACTTATTTTGACAATGCGATGAGTATTTCCAATTGGAACTTCAAAAGAAATATTGATAAATTAGGCAAACCGGTTGATAAAACCGAATGGGGAATGTCACCACAAACGGTAAATGCTTATTTTAATCCGTCTAATAATGAGATTGTATTTCCGGCGGCTATTTTACAACCCCCATTTTATGATTATAAAGCAGATGAAGCAGTTAATTATGGCGGAATTGGAGCAGTTATTGGTCATGAAATTTCACACGGATTTGACGATTCAGGATCAAGATATAATGCTGATGGGAATTTAGTAAATTGGTGGACAGACGAAGATTTGAAACAATTCACGGCTTTAGGGAATGCGTTGGCCGATCAGTATTCGGCTTTAGAACCGCTACCGGGAATCAAAGTGGACGGCAAATTTACTTTAGGGGAAAACATCGGAGATTTAGGCGGAATTAATGCAGCTTACGATGGTTTGCAATTGTATTTAAAAGAAAACGGCAATCCCGGATTGATTGACGGTTACACTCCGGAACAACGTTTGTTTATTTCATGGGCGACCATTTGGAGAAGCAAAATGCGTGACGAAGCCATTAAAAATCAAGTAAAAACCGATCCGCATTCACCGGGAATGTACCGAGCTTATGTGCCGTTGTTGAACTTGGAAACTTTCTACAAAGCGTTCGATATCAAACCGGGCGATGGCATGTATGTTGAACCGGATAAACGAGTAAAAATCTGGTAA
- a CDS encoding SDR family oxidoreductase: protein MKKISILGCGWLGLPLAKSLLSKGFSVKGSTTSLEKMSTLKNTGIDAFQIALSENEISGKIDSFLSNSEILIIDIPPKLRGNTAENFVAKMERLIPFIEKNSVQKVIFVSSTSVYSDDNSTITEETKPQPDSESGKQLLEAENLLQSNPNFKTTVIRFGGLIGKDRHPIRLLAGRQNLKNPDAPINLIHQVDCIGIIENIIEQNCFGETFNAVGPFHPTRKEYYTKKALGLNLPLPLFDESNPSVGKTILSDKIEVILGYEFQNQNLSI, encoded by the coding sequence ATGAAAAAAATTAGTATTTTAGGTTGTGGTTGGTTGGGTTTGCCTTTAGCAAAATCTTTATTATCAAAAGGATTTTCGGTAAAAGGTTCGACGACTTCTTTGGAAAAAATGTCCACATTGAAAAATACCGGAATTGACGCTTTCCAAATTGCGTTATCCGAAAACGAAATCAGCGGTAAAATTGATTCATTTCTATCCAATTCAGAAATCTTAATCATTGATATTCCGCCTAAATTAAGAGGCAATACTGCAGAAAATTTTGTGGCCAAAATGGAGCGTCTGATTCCATTTATAGAAAAAAATAGTGTACAAAAAGTGATTTTTGTAAGTTCAACTTCGGTTTATTCAGATGACAATTCAACTATTACAGAAGAAACAAAACCACAACCCGATTCAGAAAGCGGGAAGCAATTATTGGAAGCTGAAAATCTTTTGCAAAGTAATCCTAACTTCAAAACCACAGTCATTCGTTTTGGCGGATTGATTGGTAAAGACCGACATCCGATTCGTCTTTTGGCCGGAAGGCAAAACCTTAAAAATCCTGATGCGCCGATTAATTTGATTCATCAAGTGGATTGCATTGGAATTATTGAAAACATAATCGAGCAAAATTGTTTTGGCGAAACCTTTAACGCCGTTGGTCCTTTTCATCCAACACGAAAAGAATATTATACCAAAAAAGCATTGGGACTTAATTTACCATTGCCTTTATTTGACGAAAGTAACCCTTCTGTTGGGAAAACTATTTTGAGTGATAAAATTGAAGTTATTTTAGGCTACGAATTTCAAAATCAAAACTTATCAATTTAA